The Cryptomeria japonica chromosome 9, Sugi_1.0, whole genome shotgun sequence DNA segment ATGATGAAGGGATTCAAAATACAAGAATTGTTGAGTCCAAGGATTCGACATCATTAGGAAAGAGATGAAGATCATGCCTTGAGTGATTTTGATGGAATGAATACCCCTCAGTTTAGTTGAAGAGGTTCAATCTATGACTCTTGACTCTACATCAAATAGGTAAATGAATTTGGGTTTGATATAAgggaaaggacccaatagttgaaAATGTTCCAATAGTTTTTATAACATTTGTTTGATTTAATGCCCAATAGTTTTATAACAATATTGCACCAATAGAACTGTGTTTTTTAAGTTGTTAGTGTTGATGATGAGTACCCATAATCGACTGAATTGTATTCCTTACATTTTAAAAGCAACAAAACATGTGATGTCACATCAAtgcaccaataaaacatgacttagtgcacaactaCCCATTCATAAACCCTTCAAAGGTCCATTCATAGACAATGCTAATCACGGTCAAAGGTACATTCATAGACGCTTCAGGAGAAAACTACGTAATTGGGTCCATGACATTGCCGACACTCACGTATTTCACGATTTCGACAAAACTCAATAGTAATTAGAACCGAACAACTTCGGAGTAGGTCCGTGGGAAAATCGTTTACCAGGAAAATTATTTTCCCACCGTCGATCTCTTCATTTTTCTCTGCATGTTCTTTGAACCTTGACTGGACTTTTCTACCACAAAGAACCCAACAGAAGGGGTGTACTTTTGCGTCCCCATATAAAGAGCAGACAGCACAGAAGAAAATACGCAGCAACTGAGCTCGAAACAAGAGCAAGAGAAAAGCAATGGATTTCTCAAGTTCATTGAGCACCCTCATAATTTATTCTGTAGTAGCCACAGCCATTACTCTTGTATACATGATGCTATTGCTCACCAAGCTCAGAAGCAAGCCAACGGTGAGGTTGCCACCTGGACCGCGTCCCTGGCCGGTGATTGGCAACATCTTCCAGGTGGGCAAGAATGTTAACGAGTCCTTCTTCGAGCTTGCGAAGATCCATGGCCCCATCATGACCCTCCACCTCGGATGGTGCACAACTGTCGTGGCCTCATCGCCCGCCATGGCCAGAGAGGTTCTCAAAACACAGGACCCATCCCTGTCAGCACGTACAATGATCGAGGCCGCCAAGTGTCTGGAATACGGTGAAAACTCAATGGTGTGGAGGGACTGCGTGCCACGCTGGCGTACTCTCCGCCGTATCTGCACTACTCAGCTGTTCACCGTGAAGCGTCTGGAGGCCCTCCACCAGCTGCGGCGGGAGCAGGTGAGAAGCATGATGAGGGCCATTTATAAGTCTACCTCAGTTCCTCTGGATATCGGCCACACTGCCTTCCTCACCAGCTTCAATTTGGTGGGCAACATGATATTTTCCAAGGACTTGTTCGACTGGGATGAGTCGGAGAAGTCCAAAGAGTTTAAGGAGGCGCTCAATGAGATGCTCTATGTTGGTGGCAAGCCTAATTGGGCTGATTTTTTTCCTTTCCTCAAGCCTTTTGACCCGCAGGGCATAAGGAAGGAGATGACTAGGATTTTTAGGATTATATTCCAAGTCTTCGATCAATATATCGACGAGCGCCTGCAGAGCGGGACAAGAAGCGAGGAGCAAGACAAGGATTTTCTCGACATTTTGCTCGAGAGTAAGACCGAGAGTAGGGAGAAGCTCACAAAGTTTGAGATCACTTGCTTCTTCTATGTAAGTATATCTATCTGTAGTTTGAGATCACTAGCTATCCATCTTATATCTATCTGTAGTTTTAGTTATAGTTCTGAGAGAGTTTCTTAACAAGATGATTTTGACGTTTGTTATGTTTATAGGACTTGTTCACAGCAGGGAGTGAAGCAACTAGTAACACAATTGAATGGGCCATGTCAGAAATTATACGAAATCCAATGGTAATGGAAAAAGTGAAGGACGAATTGGACAAGGTAGTGGGGAAAGAAAGAAGAGTACAAGAAAGTGACATCGACAACCTTCCTTACCTTCATGCAGTTGTTAAAGAAACCTTTCGTCTACACCCTGTTGCTCCCCTTCTGATCCACCATAGAGCCCTTAACTCTTGTGACATAGAGGGATATGCTATACCCAAGGATACCCAAGTGTTTGTCAATGTTTGGGCGATTGGAAGGGACCCTAATGTATGGCAAGAACCAGAAAGGTTCTTTCCAGAGAGGTTTATGGACTCAGATGTGGAATataaagggcaaaattttgaattgCTTCCATTTGGATCAGGGAGGAGACTATGCCCAGGGCTCCCTTTGGCTCATAAAATAGTTCATGTAGTAGTGGCTATTCTCCTTCAATGTTTTGATTGGCAGCTTCCCAATGGACAGAATCCAGAAAAGTT contains these protein-coding regions:
- the LOC131038706 gene encoding cytochrome P450 76T24-like: MDFSSSLSTLIIYSVVATAITLVYMMLLLTKLRSKPTVRLPPGPRPWPVIGNIFQVGKNVNESFFELAKIHGPIMTLHLGWCTTVVASSPAMAREVLKTQDPSLSARTMIEAAKCLEYGENSMVWRDCVPRWRTLRRICTTQLFTVKRLEALHQLRREQVRSMMRAIYKSTSVPLDIGHTAFLTSFNLVGNMIFSKDLFDWDESEKSKEFKEALNEMLYVGGKPNWADFFPFLKPFDPQGIRKEMTRIFRIIFQVFDQYIDERLQSGTRSEEQDKDFLDILLESKTESREKLTKFEITCFFYDLFTAGSEATSNTIEWAMSEIIRNPMVMEKVKDELDKVVGKERRVQESDIDNLPYLHAVVKETFRLHPVAPLLIHHRALNSCDIEGYAIPKDTQVFVNVWAIGRDPNVWQEPERFFPERFMDSDVEYKGQNFELLPFGSGRRLCPGLPLAHKIVHVVVAILLQCFDWQLPNGQNPEKLDMTGKIGITLQKVEHLVAIPTPRLAHHIYN